The nucleotide sequence GAACTCAAGGTTTTCAGCGATGTTACCCGCGATCCGGTCGAACGTACCATCTCAGTTACCTACTTTGCCCTGATCAACATCCATAATTACGAGCATCAGATCACGCACGAATACGAAGCCCGCTGGTTTTCTATTTCGCACCTACCCGATCTCCTTTTCGATCACAAGCAAATGGTCGATTACGCCAAGGCCAAATTGAAGTACAAAGCGGCCCTGCATCCGATTGGATTTGAGTTGCTTCCCAAGAAATTCACACTTACCCAACTCCGTCTTTTGTACGATGCCATCTTTGAAACCCAGCTCGACAAAGGCAATTTCCGCCGCATGATTCTGGCTTCCGGTCTGCTGGTCAAACTTTGGGAAAAGGACAGGTCCAGCTCAAAAAAAGGCGCCTACTTTTATCAGCTGGACGAAGCGCGATACCGCGAAAAATTCACCAGTTTCCTGAATCTGACGCCCAATAGCAAGGAACTGATTGGTTAGGTTCCGATTCTGCCTCTGCTCCCATTTCATTACTATTTTTACTTTTTTTTGCATTTCTGTTTTTTCTTAGTCTATTAAAAGTTATTTTTACTTTTAAATTTTCTCGGAGAGAAAATCACTTCCCAGAAGTGAAAGTCTGGATTAGAAAATGAGCATTCCTTTATATAGCTACTAAATTATACCCCAAACCATTTTGGCCGCTTCGCACCTATACGCTGACCCATTACCGGATGAGAGTTTTATTTGGCAGGAGTTTAAGCAGAGCAATCTCCAGGCTTTCACATGGCTGTACGAAGCTTACTTCCCTACTTTGCATCGGTATGGGCAGAGGTTGGGGGCAGATCGCATGGTGATTCAGGATGCTATCCATGACCTGTACCTGGATCTGTGGCGGATGCGGAAAAATCTGGCTGATAACGTATCAGTTCGGTATTACCTGTGCCGATCCTTACGGCGACGCATTCACCTGCTATCAAAAAACTCTACGTACGGATTGGATGAAACCCATGAGTCTCAGGCATGGACGGAGTGTTGCGAAAGTCACTGGATTCGAGAGGAGTCATCTGACCACAGTGGCCGATGGTTGTCCGAATCTCTGGGTACCCTTTCCAAGCGGGAACACGAGGTAGTAATGCTGAGGTACTACCGAAACAATTCGGTTCGGGAAGTAGCCACGCAACTGGCTATTAAGGAACAAACCGTGCGTAATCTGATTCAACGGGCGTTGGGCAAACTCCGTAAAAATGTGCCCGAGTCTATGGTAGACCTGTAGGGTAGCTAAAAACCTGCATTGGCTGGGACGAATGGTTTTTTCTCCGTTCAAAACGTGCTAGTTTTGTGGAGATCCGACTTCCTTCTCTATCGTACATGCCCATGAACCGCGCCGACAACCTTTCCCGTCTGCAATCTGAAAATTTCGATATCTGTATCATTGGCGGAGGCGCGAGTGGAGCAGGTTGTGCGCTGGATGCCGCCCTGCGAGGCTACCGGGTCGCGTTGATTGATAAAAAGGATTTTGCCTCCGAAACCTCCTCCCGCTCCACTAAACTCATACATGGAGGAGTCCGCTACCTTGAGCAAGCCTTTACCAAACTTGATTTTGCGCAACTGAAGCAAGTCCGACACGGCCTGGAGGAACGGCACATCGTGATAAAAAACGCCCCGCATCTGGCCCGCCCTCTAGCCTTACTAACGCCGGTTTTTTCGTGGATTGAAGGAGTGTACTACAGCATTGGCTTGAAAATGTACGACTGGTTTGCCAATGACGATACCCTACCCAAGGGCCGATGGCTCTCAAAAAAAGAGGTATTGAGCCGAATGCCTACTCTAGATAAAGACAAGCTCCATAGTGCGGTACTGTATTACGACGGCCAGCACGACGACGCTCGCTATTGTCTGGCGCTCGTGCAGTCAGCCCATGAGCAAGGGGTAGCTGTGGCCAATTACGTGGAAGTGCTCGGTTTTCTGAAAGACCCGGTTGGCAAACTCTCCGCCTGTTCGGTGGAAGACGCCTTTACGCACCAAACCTTCTCAATCAAAGCAAAGGTGTTTGTGAACTGTACCGGTACGTTTGCCGACCGTATCCGGCTACTGGCCAACCCGACACTACCCAATCGGATGCGGCCCAGCAAGGGCGTGCACGTGGTACTACCCTATGAAACCCTGAACAGCACCGATGCCATGCTGATTCCCAAAACCAGCGATGGCCGGGTAGTGTTCGCCATCCCATTTGAAGGTCAACTTGTGGTAGGTACCACCGATACCGAGTACCGTAATGTTGAGAACGAACCCGTTCTGGAGCAAAGTGAAGTTAATTTTTTGCTGGATACCCTTCGGCCCTACCTGAAAAAAGACCCCGAATCCGGTGACATCAAAGCGGGATTTGGTGGGTTGCGTCCTTTGTTGGCTGCCGATCCTACCAAGTCTACGAAAGGCCTTACCCGTGACCATGAGGTGGAGCACGATAGTAAATCTAACCTGGTGAGCCTGTTGGGAGGAAAATGGACCACCTACCGTCTCATGGCTAAAGATGCTGTGGATAAAGTGGAAGAGCTACTAGAACAAAACAATCCCTGCCTGACCGCTGATCACCTGCTGGCGGGTGGCGAAAATTTCAATTACGATGCCTGGAAAACTATTCAACAGGAATATGATTTAGGCGAAGATACTTGCAAACACCTGATTCTGAAATACGGATCGCGGGCCGAAAGGGTGGTTGGACTCATCAAGACCGATGCTACCCTGGCCGACCGCCTACTTCCCAACCTACCCTACCTCAAAGCTGAGGTAGTTTTTGCCGCTCGCTACGAAATGGCCGCTACCCCCCGCGACTTTTTGGCTCGTCGCATTCGCATGGAAATTACGGATTGGGACGCTACCCTGGCCTGTCTGCCGACCGTCTGCGACTTAATGGCGGGGGAATTGGGCTGGGACGCACCCACGGAACGGCAAATGGTGAATGAATATACTACCCTGGTACGCGGATTTCAGCGGGAAGCGGGATTATAGGAATTCTTACATTATCCTAATTCCCCTCCCCCATCAAGTCCGATAAGATCTTTTGCGCCGCAATAGAAATGACCGTACCGGGCCCAAATATTCCCTTAACGCCCGCTTGATGCAAAAACTGGTAGTCCTGTGCCGGAATGACGCCACCGGCGATTACCATAATGTCCTCGCGCCCCAGTTTTCGTAGTTCTTCAATCAGTTGGGGTACCAGCGTCTTATGACCGGCGGCCAGGCTCGATGCGCCTACCACGTGCACGTCGTTCTCAATGGCCTGGCGGGCAACTTCTTCTGGCGTCTGGAACAGCGGACCTACATCGACATCGAAACCGAGGTCGGCAAAACTGGTGGCGATGACTTTGGCGCCCCGGTCGTGACCGTCCTG is from Salmonirosea aquatica and encodes:
- a CDS encoding NUDIX hydrolase, with product MTNLQFSSPTSTYRYTHGDRILVAIDCIVFGYDENGLQSLLVKRHIEPGKGQWALMGGLLEEKETLDQAAKRILVKLTGMTDVYLEELKVFSDVTRDPVERTISVTYFALINIHNYEHQITHEYEARWFSISHLPDLLFDHKQMVDYAKAKLKYKAALHPIGFELLPKKFTLTQLRLLYDAIFETQLDKGNFRRMILASGLLVKLWEKDRSSSKKGAYFYQLDEARYREKFTSFLNLTPNSKELIG
- a CDS encoding RNA polymerase sigma factor gives rise to the protein MAASHLYADPLPDESFIWQEFKQSNLQAFTWLYEAYFPTLHRYGQRLGADRMVIQDAIHDLYLDLWRMRKNLADNVSVRYYLCRSLRRRIHLLSKNSTYGLDETHESQAWTECCESHWIREESSDHSGRWLSESLGTLSKREHEVVMLRYYRNNSVREVATQLAIKEQTVRNLIQRALGKLRKNVPESMVDL
- a CDS encoding glycerol-3-phosphate dehydrogenase/oxidase, coding for MPMNRADNLSRLQSENFDICIIGGGASGAGCALDAALRGYRVALIDKKDFASETSSRSTKLIHGGVRYLEQAFTKLDFAQLKQVRHGLEERHIVIKNAPHLARPLALLTPVFSWIEGVYYSIGLKMYDWFANDDTLPKGRWLSKKEVLSRMPTLDKDKLHSAVLYYDGQHDDARYCLALVQSAHEQGVAVANYVEVLGFLKDPVGKLSACSVEDAFTHQTFSIKAKVFVNCTGTFADRIRLLANPTLPNRMRPSKGVHVVLPYETLNSTDAMLIPKTSDGRVVFAIPFEGQLVVGTTDTEYRNVENEPVLEQSEVNFLLDTLRPYLKKDPESGDIKAGFGGLRPLLAADPTKSTKGLTRDHEVEHDSKSNLVSLLGGKWTTYRLMAKDAVDKVEELLEQNNPCLTADHLLAGGENFNYDAWKTIQQEYDLGEDTCKHLILKYGSRAERVVGLIKTDATLADRLLPNLPYLKAEVVFAARYEMAATPRDFLARRIRMEITDWDATLACLPTVCDLMAGELGWDAPTERQMVNEYTTLVRGFQREAGL